In Choloepus didactylus isolate mChoDid1 chromosome 25 unlocalized genomic scaffold, mChoDid1.pri SUPER_25_unloc2, whole genome shotgun sequence, one genomic interval encodes:
- the RAB11B gene encoding ras-related protein Rab-11B → MGTRDDEYDYLFKVVLIGDSGVGKSNLLSRFTRNEFNLESKSTIGVEFATRSIQVDGKTIKAQIWDTAGQERYRAITSAYYRGAVGALLVYDIAKHLTYENVERWLKELRDHADSNIVIMLVGNKSDLRHLRAVPTDEARAFAEKNNLSFIETSALDSTNVEEAFKNILTEIYRIVSQKQIADRAAHDESPGNNVVDISVPPTTDGQKPNKLQCCQNL, encoded by the exons ATGGGGACCCGGGACGATGAGTACGACTACCTATTCAAAG TGGTGCTCATCGGGGACTCAGGTGTGGGGAAGAGCAACCTGCTCTCACGCTTCACCCGCAACGAGTTCAACCTGGAGAGCAAGAGCACCATCGGCGTGGAGTTCGCCACCCGCAGCATCCAGGTGGACGGCAAGACCATCAAGGCGCAGATCTGGGACACAGCTGGCCAGGAGCGCTATCGTGCCATCACCTCTGC GTACTACCGTGGTGCAGTGGGCGCGCTGCTGGTGTATGACATTGCCAAGCACCTGACATATGAGAACGTGGAGCGCTGGCTGAAGGAGCTGCGGGACCATGCAGACAGCAACATCGTCATCATGCTGGTGGGCAACAAGAGCGACCTGCGCCACCTGCGGGCTGTGCCCACTGACGAGGCCCGCGCCTTCGCTG AAAAAAACAACTTGTCCTTCATTGAGACCTCAGCCTTGGATTCCACCAATGTAGAGGAAGCTTTCAAGAACATCCTCACAG AGATCTACCGCATTGTGTCACAGAAGCAGATCGCCGACCGTGCGGCCCATGACGAGTCCCCTGGCAACAACGTGGTGGACATTAGTGTGCCACCCACCACTGACGGACAGAAACCCAACAAGCTGCAGTGCTGCCAGAACCTGTGA
- the MARCHF2 gene encoding E3 ubiquitin-protein ligase MARCHF2: MTTGDCCHLPGSLCDCSGSSAFPKVVEAAGLGPPQYVAQVTSRDGRLLSTVIRALDTPSDGPFCRICHEGANGESLLSPCDCTGTLGAVHKSCLERWLSSSNTSYCELCHTEFAVEKQPRPLIEWLKDPGPRTEKRTLCCDMVCFLFITPLAAISGWLCLRGAQDHLRLHSQLEAVGLIALTIALFTIYILWTLVSFRYHCQLYSEWRRTNQKVRLKIRDMDGSEGTQHCSLAAGLLKKGAEETPV; this comes from the exons ATGACGACGGGCGACTGCTGCCACCTCCCCGGCTCCCTGTGTGACTGCTCTGGCAGCTCTGCCTTCCCCAAGGTTGTGGAGGCTGCAGGCCTCGGGCCGCCCCAGTACGTGGCACAGGTGACGTCGAGGGATGGCCGGCTCCTCTCCACTGTCATCCGGGCCTTGGACACACCAAG TGATGGTCCCTTCTGCCGGATCTGCCATGAGGGGGCGAATGGGGAGAGTCTGCTGTCTCCGTGTGACTGCACTGGCACACTCGGCGCTGTGCACAAGAGCTGTCTGGAGAGGTGGCTTTCTTCGTCCAACACCAGCTACTGTGAGCTATGCCACACAGAGTTTGCGGTGGAGAAGCAGCCCCGGCCCCTCATAGAG TGGCTgaaggacccagggcccaggacgGAGAAGCGGACGCTGTGCTGCGACATGGTGTGCTTTCTGTTCATCACGCCTCTGGCCGCCATCTCAGGCTGGCTGTGCCTCCGGGGGGCTCAGGACCATCTCCGTCTCCACAGCCAGCTTGAGGCTGTGGGGCTCATTGCCCTCACTATTGCCCTTTTCACCATCTACATCCTCTGGACACTG GTCTCCTTCCGCTACCATTGCCAGCTGTACTCTGAGTGGAGAAGGACCAACCAGAAAGTCCGCCTGAAGATCAGGGACATGGATGGCTCCGAGGGCACCCAGCACTGCTCACTCGCAGCTGGACTCCTgaagaagggggcagaggagacGCCTGTGTGA